Proteins encoded within one genomic window of Jiangella mangrovi:
- a CDS encoding DUF1918 domain-containing protein, giving the protein MRAEVGDRIVLKGPVLGEHGRDGEILEVRGAGGEPPYVVRWSDTGVLTLIFPGPDAVIHHYRRHLTKAGS; this is encoded by the coding sequence ATGCGTGCAGAGGTGGGAGACCGCATCGTGCTCAAGGGGCCTGTTCTCGGCGAGCACGGCCGCGACGGCGAGATCCTGGAAGTGCGGGGCGCCGGCGGCGAGCCACCCTATGTCGTCCGCTGGTCCGACACCGGCGTGCTGACCTTGATCTTCCCCGGTCCCGACGCTGTGATCCATCACTACCGGCGTCATCTGACGAAGGCCGGGTCGTGA
- a CDS encoding SRPBCC family protein has protein sequence METQLQERATDAGRGTERRWPLIAAATLAASTTAAVVAHARLRNWGAMAEESVRQLPGDELIFDADSATTRAVTINAPREEVWRWLVQIGQDRGGWYSYDWLENLLGLDIHSTRDVREEWQRLAVGDEVRATPPGAIGMKEGYAFRVEHVEPGSALVLRQQPPEHPWNATWAFILVDDAPGSCRLLVRTRSKRMPGLVSRLTWVGGELMDPIVLIMTRRMLLGIRERSESAHDLQLRGHPSEMVTQA, from the coding sequence ATGGAGACGCAGCTACAGGAACGCGCCACGGACGCCGGGCGCGGGACGGAACGTCGCTGGCCGCTGATCGCCGCCGCGACGCTCGCGGCGTCCACTACGGCGGCCGTCGTCGCGCACGCACGGCTGCGGAACTGGGGCGCTATGGCGGAGGAATCGGTCCGCCAGCTCCCCGGCGACGAGTTGATCTTCGACGCCGACTCCGCCACCACCCGCGCGGTCACCATCAACGCGCCACGCGAGGAGGTCTGGCGCTGGCTCGTGCAGATCGGCCAGGACCGCGGCGGCTGGTACAGCTACGACTGGCTGGAGAACCTCCTCGGCCTCGACATCCACAGCACTCGTGACGTGCGCGAGGAGTGGCAGCGGCTCGCGGTCGGTGACGAGGTCCGAGCGACCCCGCCCGGCGCGATCGGTATGAAGGAGGGTTACGCCTTCCGGGTCGAGCACGTGGAGCCCGGTAGCGCGCTGGTGTTGCGGCAGCAGCCACCCGAGCACCCGTGGAACGCGACGTGGGCGTTCATCCTGGTCGACGATGCACCCGGATCGTGCCGGCTGCTGGTCCGCACGCGCTCGAAGCGCATGCCCGGGCTCGTGAGCCGACTGACCTGGGTCGGCGGTGAGCTGATGGACCCGATCGTGCTGATCATGACCCGCCGGATGCTCCTTGGGATCCGCGAGCGCAGCGAGTCCGCCCACGACCTGCAACTCCGCGGGCACCCGTCCGAAATGGTCACCCAAGCCTGA
- a CDS encoding DUF7455 domain-containing protein, with the protein MTTTFTTTQERTPVLVDLQLCDRCGVRARVRVVLAGAGELYLCGHHAGEFRDTLERAGATLEGVAL; encoded by the coding sequence ATGACCACGACCTTCACCACCACCCAGGAACGCACACCGGTCCTCGTCGACCTTCAGCTCTGCGACCGCTGCGGCGTCCGCGCCCGTGTACGCGTCGTCCTTGCCGGCGCTGGCGAGCTGTATCTCTGTGGTCATCATGCTGGCGAGTTCCGTGACACCTTGGAGCGCGCCGGCGCCACACTCGAGGGCGTTGCCCTCTGA
- a CDS encoding zinc-dependent alcohol dehydrogenase family protein produces the protein MKALVYHGPGRRSWEDVPDPAVKSPDDAIVRVDCVTICGTDLHILKGDVATVETGRVLGHEAVGTVEEIGSNVHNVAVGDRVLVSCITACGRCRFCREGRYGQCLGGGGWILGHRIDGTQAERVRVPFADTSVYRLPDHVRSEDAVMLADILPTSYEVGVLAGAVQPGDTVVIVGAGPIGLAAVITAKLLSPSHIVVVDPAPGRREAAATFGADLQLDPGTDDVLGRVRELTDGLGADVAVEAVGIPQTFESCVELVRPGGHVANVGVHGAPATLHLETAWIRDLTITTGLVDTRTTSVLLRMLAAGQLTLPGLVTHRFGMEEMQDAYDVFSRPSETGVLKVALFGVHTGME, from the coding sequence ATGAAAGCGCTCGTGTACCACGGCCCCGGCCGACGGTCCTGGGAGGACGTTCCGGATCCGGCGGTCAAGAGCCCGGACGACGCCATCGTGCGTGTCGACTGTGTCACCATCTGCGGCACCGACCTGCACATCCTGAAGGGCGACGTCGCCACCGTCGAAACCGGCCGAGTGCTCGGCCACGAGGCCGTCGGCACCGTCGAGGAGATCGGCAGCAACGTGCACAACGTCGCCGTCGGCGACCGCGTGCTCGTCTCCTGCATCACCGCCTGCGGCCGCTGCCGCTTCTGCCGCGAGGGCCGCTACGGCCAGTGCCTCGGCGGGGGCGGCTGGATCCTCGGCCACCGCATCGACGGCACCCAGGCCGAGCGCGTCCGCGTCCCGTTCGCCGACACCTCGGTCTACCGGCTTCCGGACCACGTGCGCAGCGAGGACGCGGTCATGCTCGCCGACATCCTGCCCACGTCCTACGAGGTCGGCGTCCTCGCCGGCGCCGTCCAGCCCGGCGACACCGTCGTCATCGTCGGCGCCGGGCCGATCGGCCTGGCCGCCGTCATCACCGCCAAGCTCCTGAGCCCGTCGCACATCGTCGTCGTCGACCCGGCCCCCGGCCGGCGCGAGGCCGCCGCCACCTTCGGCGCCGACCTCCAGCTCGACCCCGGCACGGACGACGTGCTCGGCCGCGTCCGGGAGCTGACCGACGGCCTCGGCGCCGACGTCGCCGTCGAGGCGGTCGGTATCCCGCAGACGTTCGAGAGCTGCGTCGAGCTGGTCCGGCCGGGCGGCCACGTCGCCAACGTCGGCGTGCACGGCGCACCCGCGACACTGCACCTCGAGACAGCGTGGATCCGCGACCTCACCATCACCACGGGCCTGGTCGACACCCGCACCACGTCCGTGCTGCTGCGCATGCTCGCCGCGGGGCAGCTCACTCTGCCCGGCCTGGTCACGCACCGGTTCGGCATGGAGGAGATGCAGGACGCCTACGACGTCTTCTCCCGTCCGTCCGAGACCGGCGTCCTGAAGGTCGCGCTCTTCGGCGTCCACACCGGCATGGAGTGA
- a CDS encoding universal stress protein has translation MSIVVGVDNGPGGQLAVRWAVDEALLRGRPLRIVHVSTGMEDDPAEPARTGRLRTVAPGLRGYLDAMNYARDRVPDDMLSGIHPQGPATRVLLKESADAELLVVGSRGRPPLAAVMGSVSSAVAAHAAPPTVVVRGYEDEGTQRGGIVVGVDGSTHAARALQFALVEARLRRTDLVVVQGRGATSPTVDELVAAGTVRGSTVRLHLVRNDQEPAGVLIDRTRTATLTVVGSRGHSGVASVLLGSVSQAVLRHAHGPVAVVH, from the coding sequence GTGAGCATCGTCGTCGGAGTCGACAACGGCCCTGGCGGACAGCTGGCCGTTCGGTGGGCCGTCGACGAGGCGCTGCTCCGCGGGCGGCCGCTTCGCATTGTGCACGTTTCGACGGGTATGGAGGACGACCCTGCGGAGCCGGCTCGCACCGGTCGGCTGCGGACCGTGGCGCCGGGCTTGCGTGGATATCTCGATGCGATGAACTACGCCCGTGACCGCGTGCCCGACGACATGCTCTCCGGCATCCACCCGCAAGGCCCGGCGACCCGAGTTCTGCTCAAGGAATCAGCCGATGCCGAACTCCTCGTCGTGGGCAGTCGCGGCCGGCCACCCCTGGCCGCCGTCATGGGCTCCGTCAGTTCAGCCGTGGCAGCTCACGCCGCACCGCCTACGGTCGTCGTGCGCGGCTACGAGGATGAGGGCACTCAACGCGGCGGCATCGTCGTCGGCGTCGATGGATCGACGCATGCGGCCAGGGCGCTGCAGTTCGCCCTCGTCGAGGCGCGTCTTCGCCGCACCGATCTCGTCGTCGTGCAAGGCCGGGGCGCGACGTCGCCGACCGTCGACGAGCTGGTCGCCGCAGGCACCGTCCGTGGTTCGACCGTCCGCCTGCATCTGGTGCGCAACGACCAAGAGCCGGCAGGCGTGCTGATCGATCGAACCCGGACCGCCACGCTCACCGTCGTCGGATCGAGGGGGCATTCCGGTGTAGCGAGCGTCCTTCTCGGCTCGGTCAGCCAGGCCGTACTCCGGCACGCGCACGGTCCGGTCGCTGTCGTCCACTGA
- a CDS encoding glycoside hydrolase family 65 protein, translated as MLRREPVELPERSFPRDPWRLVEAHFDPRYVARTETVFALANGYLGVRGTQDEGRPVFSPGTFVNGFHETWPIRHAEESHGLARTGQTIVNVPDPTALTLFVDDEPLVLSIARLREYGRVLDLRSGTLTRELLWSTPAGKHVKVRTTRLVSLHDRHLMAIDYEVTVLDHPAPVVVRSLLVNHQDRSRAGGGAARAPDPRLGTVFPRRVLDLRTRRVDGGRFVLGYRAAESGMTLGVGVDHRVEVADGHDVTSLVDPDLSETVVRVDAGAGVPIRVTKYVTYHSSRSADTDDLADRCERTLDRAMADGFALLAARQRAELDRFWDRADVEVEERDASDGAGSAALQQAVRWNLFQVAQATWRAESGGVPAKGLTSPAYEGHYFWDTEMYVLPFLCYTQPRIARNLLRFRHAMLPQARRRAAELDLMGAAFPWRTINGEEASAYYEAGTAQFHLNADIAYALRRYVDVRGDPGFLAEAGAELLIETARMWADLGFYGDDGRFHIHGVTGPDEYTTVVNDNTFTNLMARENLRDAASVVERIRRDDPAEYATLTDAVRLRPEEADIWRHAAAAMAIPYDEARGIHPQDAAFLDREVWDLDATPKERFPLLLHYHPLVIYRHQVVKQADVVLAMFLLGDEFTDEQKRRNFEYYERLTTGDSSLSACVQAIVAAEIGEEKAALDYFRYALLMDLGDVEGNVADGVHIASAAGVWMALAYGFAGLRDRGGELRFSPHLPTAWARLRLPLRFRDRQVEIVLTHDRETYRLLEGEPLTITVRGHRHQLTSTGMLQVSP; from the coding sequence GTGCTCCGGCGTGAACCCGTCGAGCTGCCCGAGCGAAGCTTTCCCCGCGACCCGTGGCGGCTGGTGGAAGCCCACTTCGATCCGCGCTACGTCGCGCGGACAGAGACCGTGTTCGCGCTCGCCAACGGCTATCTGGGAGTGCGCGGCACGCAGGACGAGGGCCGTCCGGTGTTCTCCCCCGGCACCTTCGTGAACGGCTTCCACGAGACCTGGCCCATCAGGCACGCCGAGGAGTCGCATGGACTCGCCCGCACCGGCCAGACGATCGTCAACGTCCCCGACCCGACGGCGCTGACCCTGTTCGTCGACGACGAACCGCTGGTGCTGAGCATCGCCCGCTTGCGCGAGTACGGCCGCGTCCTGGATCTGCGCTCGGGAACACTCACACGTGAGCTGCTCTGGTCGACGCCCGCCGGCAAGCACGTCAAGGTCCGCACGACCCGCCTGGTCTCCTTGCACGACCGCCACCTCATGGCCATCGACTACGAGGTCACTGTGCTCGATCACCCGGCGCCCGTGGTCGTCCGATCGCTGCTGGTGAACCATCAGGATCGTTCCCGCGCCGGCGGTGGGGCGGCGCGGGCGCCGGATCCACGGCTGGGCACGGTGTTCCCGCGCCGGGTGCTCGACTTGCGGACCCGGCGCGTCGACGGCGGCCGGTTCGTCCTCGGCTATCGCGCCGCCGAGAGCGGTATGACCCTGGGCGTCGGAGTGGATCACAGGGTCGAGGTCGCCGACGGGCACGACGTCACCAGCCTCGTGGACCCCGATCTGAGCGAGACCGTCGTCCGCGTCGACGCCGGCGCCGGGGTCCCGATCCGCGTGACGAAGTACGTCACGTACCACAGCTCCCGCAGCGCGGACACCGACGACCTCGCCGATCGCTGCGAACGGACACTGGACCGGGCCATGGCTGACGGGTTCGCCTTACTGGCCGCCCGGCAGCGCGCCGAGCTCGACCGCTTCTGGGATCGGGCCGACGTCGAGGTCGAGGAGCGCGACGCCAGCGACGGCGCCGGCTCCGCCGCGCTCCAGCAGGCCGTGCGGTGGAATCTCTTCCAGGTCGCGCAGGCCACGTGGCGAGCCGAGAGCGGCGGCGTGCCCGCCAAGGGGCTGACGTCGCCGGCGTACGAGGGGCACTACTTCTGGGACACCGAGATGTACGTCCTGCCGTTCCTCTGCTACACCCAGCCTCGCATCGCCCGGAACCTGCTCCGGTTCCGCCACGCCATGCTGCCGCAGGCCCGCCGCCGGGCAGCTGAGCTGGACCTGATGGGCGCGGCGTTCCCGTGGCGGACCATCAACGGCGAGGAGGCGTCGGCCTACTACGAGGCCGGCACGGCGCAGTTCCACCTCAACGCCGACATCGCCTACGCCCTGCGCCGCTACGTCGACGTCCGCGGCGATCCCGGCTTCCTCGCCGAAGCGGGCGCCGAACTCCTGATCGAGACGGCTCGCATGTGGGCCGATCTGGGCTTCTATGGTGACGACGGCCGGTTCCACATCCATGGCGTCACTGGTCCCGACGAATACACGACGGTGGTGAACGACAACACCTTCACCAACCTCATGGCGCGCGAGAACCTGCGCGACGCCGCGAGCGTGGTGGAGCGGATCCGCCGCGACGACCCCGCTGAGTACGCGACGCTGACCGACGCCGTCCGGCTGCGGCCAGAGGAGGCCGACATCTGGCGGCACGCGGCGGCCGCGATGGCCATCCCCTACGACGAGGCTCGCGGCATCCACCCGCAGGACGCCGCCTTCCTGGACCGCGAGGTGTGGGACCTGGACGCGACGCCCAAGGAGCGCTTCCCGCTACTGCTGCACTACCACCCGCTGGTCATCTACCGCCATCAGGTGGTGAAGCAAGCCGACGTCGTCCTGGCGATGTTCTTGTTGGGCGACGAATTCACGGACGAACAGAAGCGGCGCAACTTCGAGTACTACGAGCGGCTCACGACGGGCGACTCGTCGCTGTCGGCCTGCGTCCAGGCGATCGTCGCGGCGGAGATCGGCGAAGAGAAGGCCGCCCTCGACTACTTCCGGTACGCACTGCTCATGGACCTGGGTGATGTGGAGGGCAACGTGGCCGACGGCGTCCACATCGCGTCGGCGGCCGGCGTCTGGATGGCGCTGGCCTACGGCTTCGCCGGACTACGCGACCGCGGCGGCGAGCTCAGATTCAGTCCGCACCTGCCCACCGCCTGGGCTCGGCTGCGACTGCCGCTGCGCTTCCGCGACCGGCAGGTCGAGATCGTCCTCACTCATGACCGCGAGACCTACCGGCTCCTCGAGGGCGAGCCCCTCACCATCACCGTCCGCGGCCACCGCCACCAGCTGACGTCCACGGGGATGTTGCAGGTGTCGCCGTGA
- a CDS encoding Hsp20/alpha crystallin family protein has product MNVTTRHDLRRTVPDLIDWVEDLPNLFARPGAADLRPFRLEEHLDDETYVLRAELPGMDPEQDIAIEVVGDQLSIRAERTDRREESDRSEFRYGRFHRVAVLPKGADGTRATARYEAGILEITIPIVESPPESRTVPITRG; this is encoded by the coding sequence ATGAACGTCACCACCCGGCACGACCTCCGCCGCACAGTGCCCGACCTGATCGACTGGGTCGAGGACCTGCCGAACCTGTTCGCGCGGCCCGGCGCGGCTGACCTGCGGCCTTTCCGGCTGGAGGAGCACCTGGACGACGAGACGTACGTCCTCCGGGCCGAGCTCCCCGGCATGGACCCGGAGCAGGACATCGCGATCGAGGTCGTGGGCGACCAGCTGTCGATCCGTGCCGAACGCACCGATCGCCGGGAAGAGTCCGACCGGTCGGAGTTCCGCTACGGCCGGTTCCACCGCGTCGCCGTCCTGCCCAAGGGCGCCGACGGCACCAGGGCGACGGCCCGCTACGAGGCCGGGATCCTCGAGATCACGATCCCGATCGTCGAGTCGCCGCCCGAGTCTCGCACCGTTCCCATCACGAGAGGATGA
- a CDS encoding HAD-IC family P-type ATPase, whose translation MTARPSASSARSPHHGLPVHEVVLLLDTDPQYGLTAAEVRRRLDRYGPNALPPARRTSAAVRLLRQLHHPLIYVLLGSAVVTGLLGEWVDCGVILGVVALNAVVGFIQESQAEGALEGLRSMVRTRARVVRDGREQVVPSDDLVPGDVVVLDAGDKIPADARLTRSARLSIDESALTGESVPVDKDEVVVLPDLTPVADRHNMAYSGTLVIAGSGAGVVVATGTGTELGEIHRLVGAADSLDTPLTVKLASFSKILTVAILALAVVTFAIGLLRGQDPVETFTAAIALAVGAIPEGLPAAVTITLAIGVSRMARRRAVIRRLPAVETLGSTTVICTDKTGTLTQNEMTVTAVWTPAGEYAVTGSGYESAGTVLDAAGHPVDLHEDGGTVAALRWSLLAGAACTDASVHHADGRWGIVGDPTEAAMVVAAAKAGLTADRVGADYPRLATLPFSSELQYMATLHEDTDTHDRVILAKGAAERILDLCHAQLGDDGDLVPLDRAVVHAAAVDLAGRGLRVLATAMGVLDGATDLSGDGLSGRLTFTGLQAMHDPPREAAAAAVRACRSAGVAVKMITGDHAATATAIAHRTGLLDDDNPPSGAVLTGTDLDTIPPDRYADAVDRAHVFARVSPEQKLRLVDALQDRGHVVAMTGDGVNDAPALQQADIGVAMGASGTEVAKDAADMVLTDDDFATIKAAVEEGRGVFDNLTKFIAWTLPTNIGEGLVILVAIAFGTALPILPTQILWINMTTAVALGLMLAFEPKEPGIMTRPPRDPDQPLLTNALIARMLLVSALLVGGSWWLFAWERTDGAGLAEARTAALNLFVVVAVFYLFSCRSLTRSAWRIGLFTNRWIVVGVAVQLLAQLALTYLPTMNAVFGTEPIGADTWLRILVIATLATTVVAVDKRLRRAPARGPKDDRRRDHRPSPRGSGGDGLEVRRGRR comes from the coding sequence GTGACCGCGAGGCCCAGCGCCAGCAGCGCGCGTAGCCCGCATCACGGGCTTCCAGTCCACGAGGTCGTCCTGCTACTGGACACGGATCCGCAGTACGGGCTCACGGCCGCTGAGGTGCGTCGGCGGCTGGACCGCTACGGTCCCAACGCGCTGCCGCCGGCCCGGCGGACCAGCGCAGCGGTGCGGCTGCTGCGCCAGCTGCATCATCCGCTCATCTACGTGCTGCTCGGCTCGGCGGTAGTCACGGGCCTGCTCGGTGAGTGGGTCGACTGCGGCGTGATCCTCGGCGTCGTCGCCCTGAACGCAGTGGTGGGCTTCATCCAGGAGTCCCAGGCCGAAGGCGCCCTCGAGGGTCTGCGGTCGATGGTGCGCACCCGTGCCCGGGTCGTGCGCGACGGCCGCGAACAAGTGGTCCCGTCCGACGACCTGGTGCCCGGGGACGTCGTCGTGCTCGATGCCGGTGACAAGATCCCGGCCGACGCCCGCCTCACCCGATCGGCCCGGCTCAGCATCGACGAATCCGCGCTGACTGGCGAGTCCGTGCCGGTGGATAAGGACGAGGTCGTGGTCCTGCCCGACCTGACGCCCGTGGCGGACCGGCACAACATGGCCTACTCCGGCACGCTGGTCATCGCCGGCAGCGGTGCCGGCGTGGTCGTAGCCACCGGGACGGGGACCGAGCTCGGCGAGATCCACCGACTGGTGGGGGCGGCAGACTCGCTGGACACGCCGCTGACGGTCAAACTGGCGTCATTCAGCAAGATCCTCACTGTCGCCATCCTCGCGCTGGCCGTCGTCACGTTCGCGATCGGGCTGCTGCGCGGCCAAGACCCGGTCGAGACCTTCACGGCCGCCATAGCCCTCGCCGTCGGCGCGATCCCCGAGGGGTTGCCGGCCGCGGTGACGATCACGCTGGCGATCGGCGTGTCGCGGATGGCGCGCCGGCGCGCGGTGATCCGTCGGCTACCCGCCGTCGAGACCCTGGGCAGTACGACCGTCATCTGCACCGACAAGACCGGGACGCTCACGCAGAACGAGATGACGGTGACCGCCGTCTGGACCCCGGCCGGCGAGTACGCGGTCACCGGCTCCGGCTACGAATCCGCCGGCACGGTGCTCGACGCCGCCGGCCACCCCGTCGACCTCCACGAGGACGGCGGCACCGTGGCGGCCCTGCGGTGGTCGCTGCTCGCCGGTGCCGCCTGCACCGACGCCTCCGTCCACCACGCCGACGGGCGATGGGGCATCGTCGGCGACCCGACCGAGGCCGCCATGGTGGTCGCCGCCGCGAAGGCCGGGCTGACCGCGGACCGCGTCGGGGCGGACTACCCGCGGCTGGCGACATTGCCGTTCAGCTCCGAGCTGCAGTACATGGCCACCCTCCACGAGGACACCGACACTCACGATCGAGTCATCCTGGCCAAGGGCGCCGCCGAGCGCATCCTCGACCTGTGCCACGCACAGCTCGGCGATGACGGCGACCTCGTCCCGCTGGACCGCGCGGTCGTCCACGCCGCGGCCGTCGACCTTGCCGGTCGTGGTCTGCGTGTGCTCGCGACCGCCATGGGCGTACTCGACGGGGCGACGGACCTCAGCGGCGACGGGTTGAGCGGCCGGTTGACGTTCACCGGCCTGCAGGCCATGCACGATCCGCCGCGCGAGGCCGCCGCGGCCGCCGTCCGGGCCTGCCGGAGCGCCGGTGTCGCCGTCAAGATGATCACCGGCGACCACGCTGCCACTGCCACCGCGATCGCCCACCGCACCGGCCTGCTCGACGACGACAACCCGCCGTCCGGTGCCGTGCTCACCGGAACCGACCTCGACACCATCCCACCCGACCGCTACGCCGACGCCGTCGACCGAGCCCACGTGTTCGCCCGCGTCTCCCCCGAACAGAAGCTCCGCCTCGTCGACGCCCTCCAAGACCGTGGCCACGTGGTCGCCATGACCGGCGACGGCGTCAACGACGCCCCCGCACTGCAGCAGGCCGACATCGGTGTCGCGATGGGTGCCAGCGGCACCGAGGTCGCCAAGGACGCCGCCGACATGGTGCTCACCGACGACGACTTCGCCACCATCAAAGCGGCCGTCGAGGAGGGCCGCGGCGTCTTCGACAACCTCACCAAGTTCATCGCGTGGACGCTGCCGACCAACATCGGCGAGGGCCTGGTCATCCTGGTCGCCATCGCGTTCGGCACCGCGCTGCCGATCCTGCCCACGCAAATCCTGTGGATCAACATGACCACCGCCGTCGCCCTCGGGCTCATGCTGGCGTTCGAGCCCAAGGAACCCGGCATCATGACCCGCCCGCCTCGCGACCCCGACCAGCCGCTGCTCACCAATGCCCTGATCGCACGCATGCTGCTCGTCTCGGCCCTGCTGGTCGGCGGCTCGTGGTGGCTGTTCGCCTGGGAACGGACCGACGGCGCCGGCCTCGCCGAAGCCCGCACCGCCGCGCTCAACCTCTTCGTCGTCGTCGCCGTGTTCTATCTGTTCAGCTGCCGCTCCCTGACTCGGTCGGCCTGGCGGATCGGGCTGTTCACCAACCGGTGGATCGTCGTCGGCGTCGCCGTCCAGCTCCTGGCACAGCTGGCCCTGACCTACCTGCCCACCATGAACGCCGTGTTCGGCACCGAGCCGATCGGCGCGGACACCTGGTTGCGCATCCTCGTCATCGCGACCCTCGCCACCACCGTGGTGGCCGTCGACAAACGCCTCCGCCGGGCACCCGCGCGCGGGCCCAAGGATGACCGGCGACGGGACCATCGCCCCTCGCCGCGAGGGTCCGGCGGCGATGGACTGGAGGTGCGAAGAGGGAGGAGGTGA
- a CDS encoding DUF4389 domain-containing protein, producing the protein MAVAAGTPVRLAGRLDSGMSRWLWLVKWFLAIPHYVVLAFLWMAFAVVSVTAFVAILVTGRYPPRLFDFNVGVLRWSWRVAYYSYGALGTARYPPFTLADVPDYPARLDVAYPGQLSRGLVLVKWWLLAIPHYLVIGLFLGGATYVGSQAGNWVVGSPVTGLIGLLVVVAAVVLAVTGRYPRGIFDLVLGLNRWVYRVVAYAALMTDEYPPFRLDMGEREPAVLEVGTGRFDVHSVHPVEPAPVPPPPLPQPTPSLSPAPPARPMGAGRVVALVLGSLIGLGSFGLVAAGGAGLALDQTQRDSGGFLSSAEIGFSTDAYAIVGTGLEIDTDVPDWLQVRDVIGDVQIRFDANDADVFVGIARASEAAAYLDGFGYDEVTRVSGGDVGYDPHAGGAPATAPAAQDFWVASASGTGEQTLTFEPQDGRWLVVAMNADGSAGVDLDARVAAELPVLPWAALVVIGAGVVGLLLAVLLVALALRRDRTAGAA; encoded by the coding sequence ATGGCTGTCGCCGCCGGCACGCCGGTCCGTCTCGCGGGCCGGCTCGATTCGGGTATGTCGCGGTGGTTGTGGCTGGTGAAGTGGTTCCTGGCCATCCCGCATTACGTCGTGCTCGCGTTCTTGTGGATGGCGTTCGCCGTGGTGAGCGTCACCGCGTTCGTCGCGATCCTGGTCACGGGCCGGTATCCGCCACGATTGTTCGACTTCAACGTCGGCGTGCTGCGGTGGTCGTGGCGTGTGGCCTACTACAGCTACGGCGCGCTCGGCACCGCCCGTTACCCGCCGTTCACGCTCGCCGACGTGCCGGACTATCCGGCCCGGCTCGACGTGGCCTACCCCGGGCAGCTGTCCCGCGGACTCGTGCTGGTCAAGTGGTGGCTGCTGGCCATCCCGCACTACCTGGTCATCGGCCTGTTTCTCGGCGGCGCGACGTACGTCGGCTCGCAGGCGGGGAACTGGGTCGTCGGAAGCCCGGTCACCGGCCTGATCGGCCTGCTGGTCGTCGTCGCCGCGGTCGTGCTCGCCGTCACCGGCCGCTATCCGCGCGGCATCTTCGACCTCGTCCTGGGCCTGAACCGCTGGGTCTACCGCGTGGTCGCCTACGCGGCCCTGATGACCGACGAGTACCCGCCGTTCCGCCTCGACATGGGCGAGCGTGAGCCGGCCGTCCTCGAGGTCGGTACAGGACGGTTCGACGTCCACTCGGTCCACCCGGTCGAGCCCGCGCCCGTACCGCCGCCCCCGCTACCGCAACCCACGCCGTCGCTGTCGCCGGCGCCGCCGGCACGGCCAATGGGTGCGGGACGGGTCGTGGCGCTGGTGCTCGGCTCGCTGATCGGACTCGGCTCGTTCGGGCTCGTCGCGGCCGGCGGCGCCGGGCTCGCGCTGGACCAGACGCAGCGCGATTCCGGCGGCTTCCTGTCCAGCGCCGAGATCGGCTTCTCTACCGACGCGTACGCGATCGTCGGCACCGGACTGGAGATCGACACCGACGTGCCCGACTGGCTGCAGGTGCGCGACGTGATCGGCGACGTGCAGATCCGCTTCGACGCCAACGACGCAGACGTGTTCGTGGGCATCGCGCGGGCCTCTGAAGCCGCTGCCTACCTGGACGGCTTCGGCTACGACGAGGTGACCCGGGTCTCGGGCGGCGACGTCGGCTACGACCCGCACGCCGGCGGAGCGCCGGCCACCGCACCCGCGGCGCAGGACTTCTGGGTCGCCTCGGCCAGCGGGACCGGCGAACAGACGCTGACCTTCGAGCCGCAGGACGGCCGGTGGCTGGTCGTGGCGATGAACGCCGACGGCAGCGCCGGCGTCGACCTGGACGCGCGCGTGGCCGCGGAACTGCCCGTCCTGCCCTGGGCGGCACTGGTCGTGATCGGTGCCGGAGTGGTCGGCCTGCTGCTTGCCGTGCTGCTCGTCGCTCTCGCCCTCCGGCGGGACCGAACCGCGGGAGCTGCATGA